The Haloplanus salinarum genome includes a region encoding these proteins:
- a CDS encoding HAMP domain-containing methyl-accepting chemotaxis protein — protein sequence MLEQVKLDRFDLRPKLILAFVLVALLVGATGLMGYQAVGAVDGEAHVISEDADKIDASMEMLVAVEEQQVAVQAALLGEDDARADFEKANSHFEEWAGRMEGTDLSEEEQQAFADLRSRHREYTAVAQEVFDAAEAGETARARRGLAELDPILTDMREDAHTLEERAVEDKETAVASADSTTSTVQWLLLGLTAGSFVLAIALGLFVAGRIIPPITKLEETAQAVSAGDLDNDLEAHVEDDELGRMIEAFTEMQTNLRGVFSQIGTASRGLRQGDLGWEFESSYPGRYGETVADLEAGADELAESFDEIRGVSDDLQQGVLDGDVDANRPGQYGEVLTDLATGTTQLSESFAQISTVSRGLKDGELDQVVDTDYPGTFGSTLSDLENGIEQLDTSVARVQSIADDVATSSQSVASSSEEIEQASKQVAESVEEISRGADTQSENLDEVAGEMNDMSATVEEIASSAEEVATTASTAVERGETGRQYASEATDEIQSIETRADEAATQVEALDEKMDRIGEVVEMIADIAEQTNMLALNASIEAAKAGEAGEGFGVVADEIKSLAGEAAEATTDIEQRIEEVQATTDETVEGIQQMSDRVERGSDTIEDAIEMFDEIANTVQEAESGIREISDATDDQAASSEEVVSMVDQVSSVSQQTAAEASNVSAATEEQTASLSEASENVQQLSALAEELHDQVSDFDTGSGVGAGAKATAGSAAAADGGHHISETDARTPEYDGET from the coding sequence ATGTTAGAACAGGTGAAACTCGATCGGTTCGACCTGCGGCCGAAACTCATCCTAGCCTTCGTGCTCGTGGCGTTGCTGGTGGGTGCGACGGGACTGATGGGATACCAAGCGGTCGGCGCCGTCGACGGCGAGGCCCACGTCATCTCCGAGGACGCCGACAAGATCGACGCGTCGATGGAGATGTTGGTCGCCGTCGAGGAACAGCAGGTGGCAGTCCAAGCAGCCCTGCTCGGTGAGGACGATGCCAGAGCCGACTTCGAGAAAGCCAATTCCCACTTCGAAGAGTGGGCAGGGCGGATGGAGGGTACCGACCTGAGCGAGGAAGAACAGCAAGCCTTCGCCGATTTGCGGTCCAGACACCGGGAGTACACGGCCGTCGCTCAGGAGGTGTTCGACGCGGCGGAGGCCGGTGAGACGGCGCGTGCCAGACGAGGATTGGCGGAACTGGACCCGATACTGACCGACATGCGCGAGGACGCACACACGCTCGAAGAACGCGCCGTCGAGGACAAGGAAACAGCGGTCGCGTCGGCAGACAGCACCACGTCGACGGTTCAGTGGTTGCTTCTCGGACTGACTGCTGGGTCGTTCGTCTTGGCTATCGCTCTCGGGCTGTTCGTCGCGGGACGGATCATCCCGCCGATCACCAAGTTGGAGGAAACGGCACAGGCCGTCAGTGCCGGCGACCTCGACAACGACCTCGAGGCCCACGTCGAAGACGACGAACTCGGCCGGATGATCGAGGCGTTCACCGAGATGCAGACGAACCTCCGGGGCGTATTCTCGCAGATCGGAACCGCCAGCCGTGGCTTGCGACAGGGCGACCTCGGGTGGGAGTTCGAGTCCAGCTATCCCGGTCGGTACGGCGAAACCGTCGCCGATCTCGAAGCGGGTGCCGACGAACTCGCGGAGAGTTTCGACGAGATTCGAGGTGTGAGTGACGACCTCCAGCAGGGAGTTCTGGACGGAGACGTCGATGCGAACCGCCCCGGCCAGTACGGCGAAGTGCTCACCGATCTCGCGACCGGGACGACCCAGTTATCGGAGAGCTTCGCACAGATATCGACCGTGAGTCGGGGTCTAAAGGACGGGGAACTCGATCAGGTCGTCGACACGGACTACCCGGGAACGTTCGGATCGACACTGAGTGACCTCGAAAACGGAATCGAGCAGCTGGATACGAGCGTCGCACGTGTCCAGTCCATCGCGGACGACGTCGCAACGTCGAGTCAGAGCGTGGCGAGCAGTTCGGAAGAGATCGAACAGGCCAGCAAGCAGGTCGCGGAGTCCGTCGAAGAGATCTCGCGCGGTGCGGACACACAGAGCGAGAACCTCGACGAGGTGGCCGGCGAGATGAACGACATGTCGGCGACCGTCGAGGAAATCGCCTCCTCGGCAGAGGAGGTGGCTACAACTGCCAGTACGGCCGTCGAGCGCGGCGAGACTGGCCGACAGTACGCCTCGGAAGCGACCGATGAGATCCAGTCGATCGAAACACGGGCCGACGAAGCGGCCACACAGGTCGAGGCGCTCGACGAGAAGATGGACCGGATCGGCGAGGTCGTCGAGATGATCGCCGACATCGCCGAACAGACCAACATGCTGGCATTGAACGCCTCGATCGAGGCCGCGAAGGCTGGAGAAGCGGGCGAGGGGTTCGGTGTCGTGGCAGATGAAATAAAGTCCCTGGCAGGGGAGGCAGCCGAGGCGACCACCGACATCGAACAGCGCATCGAAGAGGTCCAGGCGACGACGGACGAGACCGTTGAGGGCATACAACAGATGAGCGATCGCGTCGAACGCGGCTCCGACACGATCGAAGACGCCATCGAGATGTTCGACGAAATCGCCAATACCGTCCAAGAGGCCGAAAGCGGCATCCGGGAAATCAGCGACGCCACCGACGACCAGGCGGCCTCGTCGGAAGAGGTGGTGTCGATGGTCGACCAAGTCTCCAGCGTCAGCCAGCAGACGGCGGCCGAGGCGAGCAACGTCTCCGCCGCGACCGAAGAGCAGACCGCTTCACTGTCCGAGGCCTCGGAGAACGTGCAACAACTGTCCGCGCTCGCTGAGGAACTACACGACCAAGTGTCGGATTTCGACACCGGATCAGGTGTCGGTGCAGGAGCCAAGGCGACAGCGGGATCGGCGGCCGCGGCCGACGGCGGACACCACATCTCCGAGACCGATGCTCGAACGCCGGAGTACGATGGAGAAACGTAA
- a CDS encoding hybrid sensor histidine kinase/response regulator yields the protein MSEAKALIETEELIQVLHVDDQADFADLTATFLERADDRFTVETASSADGGLERIDERRPDCIVSDYNMPGMNGLEFFEAVRERYPDLPFILFTGKGSETIASEALSAGVTDYLQKGSATDRYDLLANRIRNAVRTRREARRADRQQQLMRLTEFVGDTGGWELDRGSDTVLLTAGAQRAVGRPGQAEIPLEEAIALFHPDDREDIRHTLTRAFETGEELHNTWRLQSGDGDERLIEMTITPVVESGGRVTKLRGAGHDITDRKERRQELEKYETIIEALTDAVYVLNEEGRFTFVSDELVELVGYDRETILGSTPSLIKDEDAVERAKHHLGRLLSSDGPQTVQFEVTIQPCDGDPIVCEDHIGVLPYEGDEFDGSVGTLRDITERKERARKLERQNARLEAFASIVSHDLRNPLMTAQGRLELAQADCDSPHLDEVGDAVDRCQALIDDLLALARSGNSLGTTEPVTLSELAEECWRTTPSADATLAVETDLTISADRSRLQQLFENLFRNAVNHGGSEVTVTVGKIADGFYVADDGAGSPDEERDDIFEAGYSTADDGTGFGLAIVKEIVVAHGWEIRVTDSETGGTRFEIIGIKTAH from the coding sequence ATGAGTGAGGCGAAGGCCTTGATCGAGACTGAAGAGTTGATACAGGTTCTCCACGTGGACGATCAAGCCGATTTCGCCGATCTCACTGCGACGTTCCTCGAGCGAGCGGACGACCGGTTCACCGTCGAGACGGCGAGTAGCGCCGACGGTGGATTGGAGAGGATCGACGAGCGTCGACCCGACTGCATCGTCTCGGATTACAATATGCCCGGCATGAACGGCCTCGAGTTCTTCGAAGCTGTCCGAGAGCGGTATCCCGACCTTCCGTTCATCCTGTTTACTGGCAAGGGCAGCGAGACCATCGCCAGCGAAGCACTCTCTGCTGGCGTTACCGACTACCTCCAGAAGGGGTCCGCCACCGACCGGTACGACCTCTTGGCCAACCGGATCCGGAACGCCGTCCGGACACGACGCGAGGCACGGCGGGCCGACAGACAGCAACAACTGATGCGACTGACGGAGTTCGTCGGCGACACCGGTGGGTGGGAACTGGATCGAGGGAGTGATACTGTCCTGCTGACGGCCGGCGCCCAGCGAGCGGTCGGCCGCCCTGGCCAAGCCGAAATCCCTCTGGAGGAGGCGATAGCACTGTTCCACCCGGACGACCGCGAAGACATTCGGCACACACTCACCAGGGCGTTCGAGACGGGCGAGGAACTGCACAACACGTGGCGACTTCAGTCAGGGGACGGCGACGAGCGTCTGATAGAAATGACGATCACTCCCGTCGTAGAATCCGGTGGGAGGGTAACGAAACTCCGTGGAGCGGGTCACGATATCACCGACCGCAAGGAGCGTCGGCAGGAACTCGAAAAGTACGAGACGATCATCGAGGCGTTGACCGACGCCGTGTACGTGCTCAACGAGGAGGGGCGATTCACATTTGTCAGCGACGAACTCGTCGAGTTGGTCGGCTACGACCGGGAAACCATTCTCGGAAGCACGCCGTCACTCATCAAGGACGAGGATGCCGTCGAACGGGCAAAACACCACTTGGGTCGGTTGCTGTCGAGTGACGGCCCGCAGACGGTACAATTCGAAGTGACGATCCAGCCATGTGACGGCGACCCGATCGTCTGTGAGGATCACATAGGTGTCCTTCCCTACGAAGGTGACGAGTTCGACGGGTCAGTCGGGACACTCCGAGATATCACAGAGCGCAAAGAGCGTGCACGGAAACTTGAACGGCAAAACGCCCGTCTCGAAGCGTTCGCAAGCATCGTCAGCCACGATCTCCGAAATCCGCTCATGACTGCCCAGGGCCGCCTCGAACTGGCACAGGCCGATTGTGACTCCCCTCACCTAGATGAAGTGGGTGACGCAGTCGATCGCTGTCAGGCGCTCATCGATGATCTATTGGCGCTTGCTCGGAGTGGGAACTCACTCGGAACGACGGAACCGGTCACCCTGTCCGAACTGGCTGAGGAGTGTTGGCGGACGACGCCGAGTGCGGACGCAACGCTCGCTGTCGAAACCGATCTGACGATATCGGCTGATCGGAGCCGACTTCAGCAGTTGTTCGAGAATCTCTTTAGGAACGCCGTCAACCACGGAGGCAGTGAGGTAACGGTGACCGTCGGAAAGATAGCTGACGGGTTCTACGTCGCGGACGATGGAGCGGGAAGTCCCGACGAAGAACGCGACGATATTTTCGAGGCTGGCTACTCGACCGCTGACGATGGCACTGGATTCGGCCTCGCAATCGTCAAGGAGATCGTGGTGGCACACGGCTGGGAAATCCGCGTGACCGACAGCGAGACCGGCGGCACCCGCTTCGAGATTATCGGCATCAAAACCGCACATTGA
- a CDS encoding ATPase domain-containing protein encodes MSDHSRDPATEEIDLVASGIPELDELLNGGLVRGRTYLVQGASGTGKSLLGQHFLRAGLDADETVVYIHGEESRDDILVNAARLDVDIRDAEFLDIGPGTDFFAEDKSYNLVEASEVESEQFTQDIKHVIEEVDPARILIDPITQLQYVERDEYQYRKRLQSLIRFLRDRQVTTVATRTLDRERTRETRHDDFESLSDGVVNLSLDEHERRIAVPKHRGLGQSDGTHGLEIREHGIEVYPQTIPKHENRTFDPELIPTGHEALDGLLGGGIERGTVSFISGPTGIGKSTTGAQILSGIVEDGGTALGYLFEESIDQFVHRSETLGLPISEMRAQGSLALTETEPLVRSAEEFDRHVLDQVDEHAPDAVFVDGLSGYKISLQGDDQRLVRRLHGLTRVLKNRGIAVIITDEADRLTGIPEATSTNTSYIADNIVFLTYVEVDGELDRAIGVVKKRLGDFDSRFHRFAIESGEGLVIEGPFDTVRGIMQGSSTHRVPDESHQTTDQS; translated from the coding sequence ATGTCTGATCACTCTCGCGATCCGGCGACCGAGGAAATCGATCTGGTAGCGTCGGGTATCCCCGAACTGGACGAACTGCTCAACGGAGGGCTTGTTCGGGGCCGTACGTACCTCGTCCAGGGCGCATCGGGAACGGGGAAGTCGCTGCTCGGTCAGCACTTCCTGCGAGCGGGACTCGATGCCGACGAGACAGTCGTCTACATCCACGGCGAGGAGTCGAGAGACGACATTCTCGTCAACGCAGCACGGCTCGACGTCGACATTCGGGACGCCGAGTTTTTAGACATCGGGCCCGGGACGGACTTTTTCGCCGAGGACAAGTCGTACAACCTGGTCGAAGCGAGCGAAGTCGAATCCGAACAGTTCACACAGGATATCAAACACGTAATCGAGGAGGTGGATCCGGCCCGGATTCTCATCGACCCGATCACCCAACTCCAGTACGTGGAACGGGACGAATACCAGTACCGGAAGCGGTTGCAGTCGCTCATCCGGTTCCTTCGGGACCGACAGGTCACGACAGTCGCGACGCGAACGCTCGACAGGGAGCGCACTCGCGAGACCAGACACGACGATTTCGAATCGTTGAGCGACGGCGTCGTCAACCTGTCTCTCGACGAGCACGAGCGCCGGATCGCCGTGCCGAAACACCGTGGTCTCGGCCAGAGCGACGGGACCCACGGACTGGAAATCCGCGAGCATGGGATCGAAGTCTATCCACAGACCATCCCGAAACACGAGAACCGAACGTTCGACCCGGAACTGATCCCGACCGGACACGAAGCTCTCGACGGACTCCTCGGTGGCGGGATCGAACGCGGGACCGTCTCGTTTATCAGCGGGCCGACCGGCATCGGCAAATCGACCACCGGCGCACAGATACTTTCGGGCATCGTCGAAGACGGTGGGACAGCGCTCGGATACCTCTTCGAGGAGTCGATCGACCAGTTCGTCCATCGCTCGGAAACACTCGGACTCCCGATCTCGGAGATGCGGGCGCAGGGATCACTGGCGCTGACAGAGACCGAACCGCTCGTGCGTTCGGCCGAGGAGTTCGATCGGCACGTCCTCGACCAGGTCGACGAGCACGCGCCGGACGCAGTGTTCGTCGACGGGCTCTCGGGCTACAAGATCTCGCTCCAGGGCGACGACCAGCGACTTGTTCGCCGGTTACACGGCCTCACCAGGGTTCTCAAGAATCGCGGTATTGCAGTCATTATCACGGACGAGGCGGACCGCCTCACCGGCATCCCGGAAGCCACGAGCACGAACACCAGTTACATCGCGGACAACATCGTGTTTCTCACCTATGTGGAAGTCGACGGCGAACTGGACCGAGCGATCGGAGTCGTGAAAAAGCGACTCGGGGATTTCGACAGCCGGTTCCACCGGTTCGCGATCGAGTCCGGCGAGGGGCTGGTTATCGAAGGACCATTCGATACCGTTCGGGGGATCATGCAGGGTAGTTCAACGCATCGCGTTCCAGATGAGTCCCACCAGACAACGGACCAATCATGA
- a CDS encoding PAS domain S-box protein codes for MTAQSSREVSERHTIQLLIHGDNDREALEEFLDERYDVVADDTLQPVDCYVVGEQMVPTYRDALREHKKEAHPTFTPVLLIQQEGSRGTVPLPSEQNGNGPPLVDEVVSAPVDRTTLFRRVGNLLARREQSVELSTRYEDVQIRFQRLFDSTNDAIFVVAPSGDEITECNPAACDLVGYSRDELLSISPTQTIHADDRERFRSFLQQVQEAGQGSTDDLTCQTKEGETRQLEVSAATLEDSDQSPIILSARDVTDRKTYARELELKSQAMDKAPVGITITDPNRDDNPMIYVNEGFEALTGYSESESLGRNCRFLQGEATREEPVAEMRKAVEKDEPVSVELRNYRKDGSQFWNRVSIAPVRDDAGTVENYVGFQENVSERKEREMDLQLFKKAVESAGHAVFITDREGTIEYVNPKFEARTGYTREEAVGKTPRIIKSGKQDAAFYDRMWQTILSGEQWNANLINQRKNGELYHVNQTISPIANGDGEITHFVTIESDVTNRRLRKQQLDVLNRVLRHNLRNGTNVIQGRAELLRKSLGDDEHRADVRAIEERADALATLGDKAGTVRSLFENEVSAETATNVTELVSDVVTTVSEEYSTASFDVDDSDPLYVRADSQLKMALKELLDNAVVHNDQPKPEVTVTTRPSREKQSEQWIDIEIVDNGPGIPDQELETIKEGEETPLQHGTGLGLWIVYWTVSLYGGEVTFVDNSPRGTGVVLNLPRMSADSSVRGTPVEHH; via the coding sequence ATGACCGCCCAGTCGAGTCGCGAAGTGAGTGAGCGACACACCATACAACTCCTGATACACGGAGATAACGACCGGGAAGCGCTCGAAGAATTTCTTGACGAACGGTACGACGTCGTCGCCGATGACACCCTCCAGCCCGTCGATTGTTATGTCGTTGGTGAACAGATGGTACCGACGTACCGCGACGCGTTGCGAGAGCACAAAAAAGAGGCCCACCCGACCTTCACGCCCGTCCTGTTGATTCAACAGGAAGGGTCGAGGGGAACGGTCCCGTTGCCGTCCGAGCAGAACGGCAACGGGCCACCGCTCGTTGACGAAGTGGTGTCAGCACCTGTCGACCGGACGACCCTGTTTCGTCGTGTGGGGAATTTGTTGGCGAGGCGTGAGCAGTCGGTGGAGTTGTCCACGCGCTACGAGGACGTGCAGATTCGATTTCAGCGGCTGTTCGATTCGACGAACGACGCAATCTTCGTTGTTGCTCCATCTGGCGACGAGATCACCGAGTGCAACCCCGCGGCGTGTGACCTCGTGGGATACTCACGTGACGAATTGCTCTCTATCTCGCCGACCCAGACAATCCACGCCGACGATCGCGAGCGGTTCCGGTCTTTCCTCCAGCAGGTACAGGAGGCGGGGCAGGGATCGACCGACGACCTCACGTGTCAGACGAAGGAAGGAGAAACGCGACAGTTGGAGGTGTCGGCTGCGACGCTTGAGGATTCCGACCAGTCACCGATAATCCTCTCTGCACGCGACGTGACAGACCGGAAAACGTACGCCCGCGAGCTCGAACTGAAATCCCAGGCGATGGACAAAGCGCCCGTCGGGATCACCATCACCGATCCCAACCGAGATGATAACCCGATGATCTACGTAAACGAGGGATTCGAAGCGCTGACTGGGTATTCTGAGTCGGAATCGCTCGGCCGCAACTGTCGGTTTCTCCAGGGTGAGGCCACTCGGGAGGAACCAGTCGCCGAAATGCGGAAGGCAGTTGAGAAGGACGAGCCGGTATCCGTGGAACTCCGGAACTACCGGAAGGACGGCAGTCAGTTCTGGAACCGCGTCAGTATCGCGCCGGTGAGAGATGACGCCGGAACCGTCGAGAATTACGTCGGGTTCCAGGAGAACGTTTCCGAGCGCAAAGAGCGCGAAATGGACTTACAGCTGTTCAAAAAAGCCGTCGAGAGCGCAGGACATGCGGTCTTCATCACTGACAGGGAGGGCACTATCGAGTACGTGAATCCGAAATTCGAAGCCCGAACCGGCTATACTCGTGAGGAAGCTGTCGGTAAAACCCCTCGCATCATCAAGTCGGGCAAACAGGACGCGGCGTTCTACGACCGGATGTGGCAGACGATCCTTTCGGGCGAGCAGTGGAATGCAAATCTCATCAATCAGCGCAAAAACGGGGAGCTGTACCACGTCAACCAGACGATCTCGCCCATCGCGAACGGCGACGGAGAGATTACGCACTTCGTCACGATCGAGTCCGACGTGACGAATCGTCGGTTGCGCAAACAGCAACTCGACGTTCTCAATCGCGTCTTGCGCCACAATCTCAGGAACGGAACGAATGTTATTCAGGGCCGGGCAGAACTACTCCGTAAATCGCTGGGCGATGACGAACATCGGGCGGACGTCCGGGCGATCGAAGAACGGGCGGACGCTCTGGCGACGCTGGGTGACAAAGCCGGAACTGTGCGCTCGCTGTTCGAAAACGAAGTGTCCGCTGAGACCGCTACCAACGTGACGGAGTTAGTTAGCGATGTCGTCACCACCGTTTCTGAAGAGTATTCGACCGCTTCATTCGATGTCGATGATTCTGACCCACTCTACGTTCGGGCGGATAGCCAGTTGAAGATGGCACTTAAGGAACTACTGGACAACGCCGTCGTCCACAACGACCAACCCAAACCCGAGGTGACGGTCACCACCAGACCGTCCAGAGAAAAGCAGTCTGAACAGTGGATCGACATCGAAATTGTGGATAACGGACCGGGCATCCCGGACCAAGAACTGGAGACGATCAAAGAGGGCGAGGAAACGCCGCTCCAGCACGGGACCGGACTCGGGCTCTGGATCGTCTACTGGACTGTCTCGCTGTACGGTGGCGAAGTCACATTCGTGGATAACTCACCGCGTGGAACAGGCGTCGTATTGAACCTTCCTCGGATGTCCGCAGACTCATCCGTTCGGGGAACGCCCGTCGAACACCACTGA
- a CDS encoding PAS domain S-box protein has translation MEDTATSDTRSENQADRYRMLVEESNDLATIIDTDGTMTYVSPAVTRVLGYDSEELVGNSGYEYVHPDDREKNAEAVEAVLETPDEPQTVEVRFKHADGSWCWIEATMRNRLEDDVIDGILLNSREITERKEQERELRELAGEYEALLNNTEDAIFFVDVDASDGDVTFEFDRISPAYERQTGLTTEEVRGETPRDVFGEQAGAELEANYHRCAKAREPISYQEELEIDEEAHIWQTNLAPVLTDGDVTRLVGITRNVTDRVERERQLRRQKERLDEFASVVSHDLRNPLNVAQGRATILDEQTESEHLDPLLRALDRMEAIVEDTLTLARQGETIDETESVSLTDLVGKCWGTVDTDAATLELTSSSA, from the coding sequence ATGGAAGACACTGCGACTTCGGACACACGGAGCGAGAATCAGGCGGATCGGTATCGGATGCTCGTCGAAGAGTCGAACGACCTCGCCACGATCATCGACACTGACGGAACGATGACATACGTGAGCCCCGCGGTCACCCGAGTGCTCGGCTACGATTCCGAGGAGTTAGTCGGGAACTCTGGCTACGAATACGTCCATCCCGACGACCGGGAGAAAAACGCCGAGGCGGTCGAAGCTGTTCTTGAGACTCCGGACGAACCCCAGACCGTCGAAGTCCGATTCAAACACGCCGACGGGTCGTGGTGCTGGATCGAAGCCACGATGCGGAACCGGCTCGAAGACGATGTCATCGACGGTATTCTACTCAACAGCCGGGAGATTACCGAGCGGAAAGAACAGGAACGCGAACTCCGCGAACTGGCTGGAGAGTACGAGGCCCTCCTCAACAATACAGAGGACGCAATCTTCTTCGTCGATGTCGACGCTTCAGACGGCGACGTTACGTTCGAATTCGACCGGATCAGCCCGGCATACGAGCGACAGACCGGCCTTACGACCGAAGAGGTCCGGGGAGAAACGCCTCGTGATGTATTCGGTGAGCAAGCGGGAGCAGAACTCGAAGCGAACTATCACCGGTGTGCCAAGGCTCGTGAGCCGATCTCGTATCAGGAAGAGCTAGAAATCGATGAGGAGGCACACATCTGGCAGACGAATCTCGCGCCAGTACTCACTGACGGCGACGTAACCCGTCTCGTGGGAATCACCCGGAACGTCACCGACCGCGTCGAACGGGAACGACAGCTTCGTCGGCAAAAGGAGCGGCTCGACGAGTTTGCGAGCGTCGTCTCCCACGACCTGCGCAATCCGCTCAACGTCGCACAGGGCCGCGCAACGATCCTCGATGAACAGACAGAGAGCGAACATCTCGATCCACTCCTGCGGGCACTCGACCGGATGGAAGCTATCGTCGAGGACACGCTGACACTCGCTCGTCAAGGTGAGACGATAGACGAAACGGAGTCGGTCAGTCTGACCGATCTCGTCGGGAAGTGCTGGGGAACGGTAGACACAGACGCGGCGACCCTCGAATTGACATCCTCCTCCGCCTGA
- a CDS encoding RNA-guided endonuclease InsQ/TnpB family protein, whose amino-acid sequence MLEVHRTYRAKILNHGQVEEPLDRHGWSASKLWNVANYHSRKVWEKTGEIPDHGDLKNELKGHSKYKGLHSQSSQRVLEELAEAFNSWYGKRKSDSRANPPGYRKKTYYDSEGHRVHEEHPRSTVTWKQNGIKHDSKNNRVRLSKGANHKEHPKAWEYILVEYETRPGVTVENLQQVRAVYDKAKGRWELHFVCKDEIETPNAPGNETAGIDLGICNFAAVAYSTEEADLYPGNRLKQDGYYFPKEIAKCDDSGGERATRLHAKWSERRSHFFHSLAKHIVERCVEQEVGRINVGKLAGVREDENGESKNWGRHGNLDLHGWAFDRFSNILEYKTKVEGIEVVEVSERDTSKTCCVCGREDDSQRIERGLYVCEECDAAFNADVNGAENIRLDINQSNSESAPVLGGDRSTGWLAQPGVYLHDLSSGFQPQEQVVDCKP is encoded by the coding sequence ATGCTAGAAGTCCACCGCACCTACCGAGCGAAAATCCTCAACCACGGCCAGGTAGAGGAACCGCTCGACCGGCACGGGTGGTCGGCCAGCAAACTCTGGAACGTTGCAAACTACCACTCCCGCAAAGTGTGGGAGAAAACGGGCGAAATCCCCGACCACGGCGACCTCAAAAACGAGTTGAAAGGTCACTCAAAATACAAGGGATTGCACTCGCAGTCCAGTCAGCGCGTTCTGGAGGAACTCGCTGAAGCCTTCAACTCGTGGTATGGCAAGAGGAAGTCCGACAGTCGAGCGAATCCGCCCGGCTACCGGAAGAAAACCTACTACGACTCAGAAGGCCATCGCGTCCACGAAGAACACCCTCGGTCAACGGTGACGTGGAAGCAAAACGGCATCAAACACGACTCGAAAAACAATCGTGTTCGTCTGTCCAAAGGCGCGAATCACAAGGAACACCCCAAGGCGTGGGAATACATCCTTGTCGAATACGAGACACGCCCCGGTGTCACCGTCGAAAACCTACAACAAGTCCGTGCCGTCTACGACAAGGCGAAAGGACGCTGGGAACTGCATTTCGTCTGCAAAGACGAAATCGAGACGCCCAACGCACCCGGCAACGAAACAGCGGGTATTGACCTCGGCATCTGTAACTTCGCGGCGGTCGCGTACAGTACGGAGGAAGCCGACCTGTACCCCGGCAATCGCCTGAAACAGGACGGGTACTACTTCCCAAAGGAAATCGCCAAGTGCGACGATTCGGGGGGCGAACGAGCCACTCGTCTCCACGCGAAGTGGTCGGAGCGCCGAAGCCACTTCTTCCACTCCTTAGCGAAGCACATCGTAGAACGGTGTGTCGAGCAGGAAGTTGGCCGCATCAACGTTGGGAAACTCGCTGGTGTTCGTGAGGATGAGAACGGCGAGTCGAAGAACTGGGGTCGGCACGGCAACCTCGACCTACACGGGTGGGCGTTCGACCGGTTCTCGAACATCCTCGAATACAAGACGAAAGTCGAGGGAATCGAAGTCGTAGAGGTCTCAGAGCGCGACACGAGCAAGACGTGTTGCGTCTGCGGTAGAGAAGACGATAGCCAGCGTATCGAACGCGGCCTGTACGTGTGTGAAGAGTGTGATGCGGCGTTCAACGCCGACGTGAACGGGGCGGAGAACATCCGTCTCGACATCAATCAAAGTAACTCCGAGTCCGCACCCGTGTTGGGTGGGGATAGGAGTACCGGCTGGTTGGCACAGCCCGGAGTCTACCTTCATGACTTGTCCAGCGGATTCCAACCGCAGGAACAAGTGGTAGACTGCAAACCGTAA